The genomic stretch AACTGCAGTGAGACCAGCGAGAGCAGGTGGGCCCaggagctgtcaatcaatcatTTATATTTACAGAAAGGCTGTCTTTACACAGTAAGGGACGTGCTCGGCAATGTGAATGTggaacaacataaaaacaccagaaacaaaagaagagcTGTCAGTGGAAATAACATCAGAGAGAATTGGTCACCCTTGGTGTGACTAAACCAAGGAACCAGAGACGAAGACTAGCTGTGGAGATATCTACCAACATTACGTTTACCAAACAAACATGACATTGGGTGCTATGTTTACCTGCCACAGGAAGTAGAAGCAGAGAGCAATCTCAATGGGAGCTGTCCAAACACTGTTAAAATACACCACAACATCCATGAGCTTCTGAGTGTCAGCAGAGACCAGGGTAATGATTTCTCCCAAAGTACAGTGTCGCCGAGCTTCACTGCTCATCACTAGGCTCTAAGGATTTAAACACAGGATCGCaatctgaataaataaaacatgtttttttcagttcagtAAGTTTCCAGAGGATTACTAAGACTGAAGTGTCTACCTTCCTGTATACGAGGCCCATGACAGCAGTCTTCAGCCTCATTCCTACCGTGAAGCAGTAAAACATGTACTGATGATGAAGGACAGACTGCAAACAGGACAGCAGGAAGAGCAAGAAGGCGAACAGGAACCCCTTCCACACTGCAGCATCTTTATCATGCATGAAGCCCAGTAGTGCACTGACAACACCAAGtcacaatgaaaaacaaacagtgaacaACAAACCACGGCAGAGATTAGTCTGTGGAGAACAACAAGTTTtcaattcattcatttatcCAAGAGTTTCAACATTGCtctaagctgcagcagcatcttttgtgtttttatttaaaaaaagatctgTTCAATTTGAATTAAACAGCATGTTTTACTACCACTGTAGCAGTGAATATTATACATGCAGCGTATATAACTTATAGACTTATGGTGACAATGGGCTCTGACCTCTAACATTCACCTGAGCACTTGTGGCACAGCAAACATGAAGGCATCAtggaagaggagacagagagacccACGCAGGAAGTACGGTCCGAAACTTCTCCCCAGAGCACACAGGAGAAATAGCCCTTGGCCCCGGCCCCTCCTGTTCTTCCTCAGcaattgtgttttttctgttggtACCACAGAATCGCCATAGCTGAACTGAGACCTGGAGGACAACAAAACATCATGTCATGTGGTGAATCAGGTTAAATACGAACTGATTTCAAAGATAAACATTAAATGCCATACTGCAGCTTTTTGTTGTTAAGAGTCCAGAACTTCTCCAAATCTGTCATAATGCGGATCGATGAGTCCTGATCCCGCAAAGACCACAGATCTGCAGCTTGCAGGGGGCGCCGGTGACCTTGGATCAGTAAGCTGATGgtgacagaacacacagctgtaacatgATGCAACAGCCGCAGCATGGCCAATAACTGTGTATCAAGACTGAGCCAACTGAATAACTAACTCATACCACAACCCATACCACATACCTGCTgaaccagaagaagaaaaatttaGAGAGAAATGAGGCGTCCTCCTCTGGACACCGATTCTAAGAAGCAAAAACATTCGATGAAATTTGCCAACAAATTCAAATGAAACCAGAGAAGGAACAGGAGCGAGTCAATTACCCGGACATGGGTGTGTTTGCCAGACACCGGTCGGCTGTCAGAAAAGCAGCTTAGGACCAGTTCACCAAGCTGgaaggaaaaacagacaaagaacGCCACAATACGAAGACCGCTGGATGCCAAGCCCtgaaagaggtcagaggtcagcgcAAAGGTCAGttcaacaataaacaggaagaaATATACCTGAACTGTTTTAATACTGTAAAACAGGAATAACTTTTCTGACgtgaaaaaagaacatttgaattataacaacaaaaataaactgaaactctagttgcctcgatttaaacaaaaataattgaacATTTAAAGTTGCTCTACATCAATAACAGGGTAACTGCCAGTGATTATAAATATGTACACTCAGTGTATACACTTACACTTTTCACAGTAATTTACCAGGAATATATCTGTATTTATAGTGTAAATATTTAGTAATAAAGTAATTTACTGTGAAAACATCAGTataatattgtaaatattacAGTAAAGTATTGTAATGTGAGAAATACAGTAGATTATTGTGAAATATTACAGTTAAATGATGTGAAATCCTGGTAACGTCTTTTATTTATCACGAAATCAGCTGATCTGTTGTTTTCTGGGAAAATCTCATTATGATTAGCAAGAACATTTGTAGTGTTCTGTCAGAAATGATTAACACTTACATGTGCCTTCACACATTCAAAGGAGTGTACATTCAGACCTGTATACCCTCCAGAAACTCTTTCACTTCTCACTGAGCTGCTAAATACTGCTGTGAGGGGAGAAGCCCAGCAGTGCCTCCATATTTCCACTTGATGGGTTGATGTGTGTGAGACAACACAGGGTGGCATCCACTTATCGTGGTGTCTAACTAGTTAATAACCCTTGACTTTCTGGTGATGCAGAAGTTCAGTGGTACATTTTTGTATAAATGTtaaacaacaaatcaatgaTACCCGATCAATAATCAGTTCAATGTTGACTTTCAGAGGAACAATGGAACAAAGAACCAGCAGggtccagaagaagaagaggatgacaGATGAGCGGCATCCCTTTATTCTCTCCACCTGGATTACAACCACAGCCAGGACCtgaagagacacagaaacaaaacattacCAGGTAGGTCCGACCTGTCACATCATGAAGAAATATGATGTACCAGAGTCAGGCTCCGGATCAGGGGACCCAGCAGGATGAGCAGGTGATTGTGAATCTCCTCATTCTTCACCAGGATGTAAAACATCTCCAGAAGATGGAAGGTTGCCAGACTGAGACCCAAGAGCTACAACAGATATTAGGTCAGGCTGAAAACCATGTACTCGTGAATGAAACCAGAGCCCACAGAGATCAGGATACCACGTGTGTCTATATTTGCATGATGTCAGAGCAAGTGGGAGCTAGTTAGACAGAAATCCAACAAGCTGCTTTATGCCTACATTGTTGGTGATTGATCCAAAGCCGATCGGGTTCTGTGTTTTCTTACCGTCTTGGTGCAACACAGTTTGGACAACAGGATGATGCCTCTCTGTGGGCGGAACTGGAGGTAGAGCAGGTACACAGGAGACCAGATCCACAGGTAAATGCAGGGGAACCACACTAGTACAGTCTGCTGGAAACACTGGGTGAGGTCTGGTCTGGAGGTGTACCATGTAAGGTTCCAGTCCTAAAGCCACAAATCTTCAGTTACAGACACAGCTGATACAGGTAGGTAATAATCTGCCCTGCTTTGAGATTTTGTGTTAGAGCCTCACCCAGAGAGGATCCAGACCACTGCCGCTGCATAAATCCTCCATTTGCAGAACTCTTCTTTTTCTCCAGTTTTCTTCGGTCCTCCTCTTCGTGTGTGGTGAGCTTGTGGTGGATTCTCCGTCACATACAAACACTTGTCTGAGAAAACTCTCAACATCTCtgcccctccttcctctcctccctgttcTTAACTATCATACTGCAGTTACTAGCTTACCTCTACTACTAATACTAGTAATATTTAAGAAAAGAatttcaagctcttgaatgaaaatgacctggatgaccaAGAATCAACAAACAGACTAACATTAACTAATTTACTCCACCTGAAGGAAATCTACAGGGAGATGtcttgatgaagattctcagtcatccaggtcataatacgtcaaactgatgacaacactgagacagagactggttcgccccgaaggatcagactcccaggggagaaacacagcatgtgacatATGCAGTCcactgcagtgaggaatgctctgatctgtacattggagaaactaaacaaccactccgcagaagaatggctcagcacaggagagccacctcctcaggacaagactcagctgttcacctccacctcagagataaaggacactcctttgaggacaacaatgtccacgttttagacagggaggaaaggtggtttgaaagaggagtcaggaagcatctatgtgaagctggaaaaaccttcccttaacagaggtggagtcctcagacatcatctttctaccacatacagcagcttcactccaagtcacatgatcacagcaaGGACCATggactgtccacctgtcccCCTCCAGCAgactcatagtcgttagccagtcgttaggcacacctggcccagtcagccagatcatcacaggtaaccatggaaacatttagtgctattgtttgtaggTTTGACCCAGACCCTGATTGGCCAGTAGCCTGGTGTTTTCTGCTATCTGCTGCAGCACCAGGTTACCATGGCAATGTAAACTGATGTTATACCCCACCACATCAACAGTCTGTCCTCTTTCACAGTTTCTAGATAGCTAACTAGTATTTCTTTGTGGTTTTGCAGCAGCCTCCATGTTTTCTGACAGCTGTGAACAGTCTGCTCAGTTAGTGCACACACTTCATTCCAGAGGTACACAACAAGGCATCTGGACCAGTCTAGTACACAATACAATATaaacataatataaataaaacaaaaacatatatacaaTATACGATAcaactgttaaaaataaatcaatgttAATTCCACACTTTATGAAATTTTATTCAAAAAactgaaattttttttttaaaaagtctaaaACACAAATTTGTATGACATCACTGGTGACATCACTCAGACAGCCACAGTTTGAAGGTTCGGTCGTAGGAGCAAGTGGCGATGAGCTTCCCATCAGGTGATACGTCAACACCCAtcacctgaaaaacaaacaaactgttgaGATTAACGCTGCTGTCTCCcaccaaccagcagcagcactcacatGGACTAATCAACAAAGCAGCACCTTCCCCTCATGTCCAGCAAGTGTTTTCAGTGGCGTCCACCCTGGGTGACTCCAAACCTTTGCCGTATTGTCATATGCGCCAGTCAAGAGGAAGTGACCATCTGTTGCTGTACAGACAGGAAATTATGTTGcagtcaaattaaaaacaaaaagacaaagggTAGAACTGTTCTGATTCTTTTTACGTTGAAAGCGGACAGCAGACAGCAGGTTCTGGTGGGCAGGAACCGTGTAcaggcacttcctgtttcttagCTCCCAAACCTTACATGTGTTATCCCCACTTCCTGTGGCCAAGTGATACCTGCCAGCAGACAGTCGGATTTTAGCAACAACAGCATGAACATGATGTTACTGTGTGCGTGCTCATGTCTGATTGCCTAACCCATTAGGAGAGAAGTGCAGGCTGTAGATCTCCTTCAGGTGTCCCTCCAGGAAAACCACACAGCGTCCTGTCCGCAGGTCCCACACTCGGCCGAATGCATCCAGCCCCCTGAAAGCCAACAATCAGACAGCCGATTGGTTTAAGGGCATTAGGAAGAGGCATAAACGGTAGTGCAGTCAGACATGTAGCAAGAGTTGTAGTACAGAGAATATTTACCCAGTAGCAACCAGCGAGCCGTCGGGGTGAAAGCTCAGGTCATGGACCCCTTTACTGTGACCTTCCTGATGAAGGATTTCCTCCTGCACCTCCAGATCCCACAGACGCCACGAGTTATCATAACTgtacacaaacagctgatcagtaCACTCAACACACAGTACTAGCACCCACAGAGTACGAGTGCTCACCAGGTTGTTCCAAGGAACCTTCCAGAAGGATGCCAGGCTACGCGAGACACTCGATCACTGTGACCTTCAATGTCTGCCACAGGCTCGTCACTATTGCAACCAgagacatacaaacacaaagtcaGTGACGTCCTTCTCTTCCTGTGAACCTGCTCCCCTATCTCCTCTTCGTCCTACCTCTCCAGGTTCCACAGCTTCACAGATCCATCAGCAGCACACGAGGCTAAATTGACATCTGCTTGGTCAGAGAGACTCCGGCCTCTGGGCGGAAGACAACTGCACCCACATTGGTGTTGTGTCCTTGAACCAATCGACAGTAAGCAAGCTACACTTAACACCAGTCATAGCTTCAGTAAATATGCATGATTTATTAAATAggcacaaagacaaagaggtttaaaatgattgataatAAACAGATTACATTCTGTAATGAAGTCGTGTGAATCTCCACCCACCTCTGAGTGTTCGAATGAGGGTGCAGTCAGGGACGGACCACAGCTTGCAGAGACCACTCCTGGAGGGGTATTAGTATGTTAGCATTAACTTCAATAAAAGGTTTCCATGTGTAATTCAAGCAGTGCGTGACTACCAGTAAGCTAAACAATGATACAAAACTGTGGTTGCAGCCatctatgctaatgctaattctGTTCAAATGCTAACTGAGCAAGTGGGGCTTGGTACCATGACGCGGTGGCCAACATTTTGGAGTCGGGGCTGAAGTGACAGAAGCTAATTGGCCGATCATCACCAATCTGACTGCAGAAGTTGTTCAGATTCTGCAGAAAAAGAAGTTGTAAGTTAGTGCTGGGATGACATGAGATTCATCAGTCACAACACTCTCTgttctcagagtgcaggtttgtTTGTGGTTACAGCCTGGCGGTGCCTACAGTCCTTTCCGTTTATAGTAAAATGGCATCTCACCCGCAGGCTCTTGTGCAGCTCCTGTTGACGGACCACCTTAGTCGCCTCAGCAACATCTTTCTGAATGCGTGCAGCCTCCAGGCGCCTCATCGCCCTGATAGACCAAATACAGCAAACAATAATTAATGTTATGTGTGACGGTTGATGCATTCATTATGGTGAAGTAAAAAATTCAGCTGACAACCAAGACGTCCTAATTGATCAAGGAAACTCTCTCTCACCGTGGGAGAGAGTATCTGGCCAACCAGAGGCGAGCATTCTTTAGGGTGGCAGAGCCTTCGTGGTACCATGTCTGCTGGCACTGTGGTTGTTTAGAGAGAAAGGGCATTCATTGTTGTGATTCAATGTTTAACACATGATGAcgtttgtttttcattaagcTCCTTCACTGTGGTCACATTCTGTAGCTCTTTAGCTGCACATAAAGGTTTGGGGTGTGTACTAACCTCATCACGTGACCTTTTGgctctctcttcatcttttcTGGACTTCTTCAGAGCATCAGGACCGACCACGGACAGAACACTGCGCAGTCTGAACAGAACCATAACTACACATTAACAGACgatgtttttcacattttcaaTTAATGTGTGATTTCTCTCACCTCTCCCGTCGGTCAGCTGGCCCCTCCCCGAACAACGTGATTGGCTCTCCAAGTGCTCGTAGGCCAGCCTTCACTTCAGCATCATCAGTAGAAACCGTGATCTGTCGCGCTCTCCGCCGGCGTTCAAACTCGGCAAGTGCTTCCTGCTGCCGCTCGCTGACCCGCTCCTCCATCTCCAGTGTCTCCCCTGCATGGCATCACAGGAAACAGT from Parambassis ranga unplaced genomic scaffold, fParRan2.1 scaffold_140_arrow_ctg1, whole genome shotgun sequence encodes the following:
- the LOC114429486 gene encoding LOW QUALITY PROTEIN: U4/U6 small nuclear ribonucleoprotein Prp4-like (The sequence of the model RefSeq protein was modified relative to this genomic sequence to represent the inferred CDS: inserted 1 base in 1 codon); translation: MSDDEDVAPAVKKSRVFYGSLEEKERERLNAEMASSMVTGSDAVKAGIEAGNINISSGETLEMEERVSERQQEALAEFERRRRARQITVSTDDAEVKAGLRALGEPITLFGEGPADRRERLRSVLSVVGPDALKKSRKDEERAKRSRDECQQTWYHEGSATLKNARLWLARYSLPRAMRRLEAARIQKDVAEATKVVRQQELHKSLRNLNNFCSQIGDDRPISFCHFSPDSKMLATASWSGLCKLWSVPDCTLIRTLRGHNTNVGAVVFRPEAGVSXDQADVNLASCAADGSVKLWNLESDEPVADIEGHSDRVSRVAWHPSGRFLGTTCYDNSWRLWDLEVQEEILHQEGHSKGVHDLSFHPDGSLVATGGLDAFGRVWDLRTGRCVVFLEGHLKEIYSLHFSPNGYHLATGSGDNTCKVWELRNRKCLYTVPAHQNLLSAVRFQPTDGHFLLTGAYDNTAKVWSHPGWTPLKTLAGHEGKVMGVDVSPDGKLIATCSYDRTFKLWLSE